DNA from Asticcacaulis sp. ZE23SCel15:
TGAGATCGAGGCGCTGGAGGGCTTAAACGCTAAAATCGATCCGGCCATTCTGGATGAAAACCTGGCCTTTCTACGCTGGGTGCAAAACAACCATTTCGTTTTCCTGGGCGCCAAGGGCTATGTCTATCCGCGTGACGCCGATGGCGGATATACGCAGGAGGGGCCGCTAAACCTGTTGCAGGAAGGCTTTGGTATCCTGCGTGATGCTGACCGCCCGATCCTGCGCCGCACCTCCGAGCCAGCGGTCTTGAGCGCGCAAATCCTCAATCAGCTTGAAAATTCTGAGCCGGTGACGGTGGCCAAGGCCAATCTCAAGTCCCGCGTCCACCGCCGGGTTTATATGGACTATATCGGCATCAAACGGTACGGCGAGGATGGCAAACCGTCCGGTGAGGTGCGCTTTGTCGGCCTGTTCACCTCTGAGGCCTATGATCGTCCGGCGTTTGAAGTGCCGCTGATCCGCAAAAAGGCCGATTACGTCCTGACCCAATCCAAAGTGATCGGTTTCAATAACGGCGGCTATGCCGATAAGCGCCTGAAAAACATCATCGAGACCTATCCGCGCGATGAGCTGTTCCAGATGGAGGCGGCCGATTTGCTGCGCATTTCGCGCGGTATTTTGCATCTGTCCGACCGTCCGCGGGTGCGGATATTTACCCGGCCCGATCCGTTCGACCGCTTTATCTCCGTGCTGGTCTATATCCCGCGTGAGCTTTATCAGGTCGTCCTGCACCAAAAGATCGGGACGCGTCTGGCCGACGCCTTTATGGGCCGCGTGTCGGCGGTTTATCCCTATGTCAGCGACAGTTTGCTGTCGTGCCTGCACTATATCATCGGCGTGACACCGGGTGATCATTTTGATCCGTCGGTGGCCGATCTTGAAACTGATATCGAAAACCTGACGCGGGCCTGGCCACAAAAGGTTGAGGCGCTGGTTCACGACGGTGATCCGCAAACCATATTGGGGCTGGACGCCTTTCCGGGCGATATCCGCTGGCATGCCTGGGCGCGGGCTTTACCGAGCGGCTATCAGGAGCGCTATGACCCTTACGAGGCCGTCAGGGATATCTGGTATCTGTCGCGGCTGGAGGCGTCATCGCCGCTCAATTTGCGCGCCTATCAGCGGCTGGAGGATTCGGAAACCCAGTTTGCCTTTAAGCTTTATCAGCGCGCCCGCACGGCCATTGCCCTGTCGGATATTCTGCCGATCCTTGACAATATGGGCCTGAAAACCCTCGAAGAAGACGGCAGTGAAGTCATTGTCGATGGGCCGGACGGCAAGACCTATTTCTGGGTACACGAATTCATCGTCCATTCGCCGACAAAGATCACGGATTTCGCTGCCTTCAAGCAGCACTTTGAGCAGGGCGCCTTGGCCCTGTGGCAGGGGCTGACCGAAAACGACGGCTTTAACGCCCTGCTGGTGACGGGGGCGGATTGGCGTCAGACCGCCTTGCTGCGGGCCTTGTGCCTGTACCGGCAGCAATCGGGCCTTGATCCATCGCCTGCGGTGCAGCAGCAGGCCTTGCGTGAAAACCGCGACGTGACCGAAGCTCTGTGGCACTATTTTGAGCTGAAATTTGATCCCGCCGGTGGTGATATTGCGGCCCGCACAACCGAGGTTGAGGCGGCCAAAGCGCGCATCGACACCCTGTTGCAGGCCGTGTCCAATTTCGAGCAGGACCGTGTGCTACGCCGTCTGGCGGCCCTGATCGGCGCTATGGTGCGCACCAACTATTATCAACCTGCTGCCGATGGCCAGCCGAAAACCTATATCTCGTTCAAGGTCAAAAGCCGTGACCTGATCGACCTGCCCGACCCCAAGCCGTTCCGCGAAATCTTTGTCTGGTCGCCCGATGTTAACGGCGTACACTTGCGCTTTGGGCCGGTGGCGCGTGGGGGCCTGCGCTGGTCCGACCGTAAGGATGATTTCCGCACCGAGGTCTTAGGCCTCGTCAAGGCGCAGCAGGTCAAGAACGCTGTCATTGTGCCGGTCGGCTCCAAGGGCGGGTTCTTCCCCAAATCCCTGCCCAAGGGCGGCACGCCCGATGCCATTCGCAATGAGGCCATTCGCGCCTATAAGACCTTCCTGTCGGGACTGCTCGATCTGACCGACAATATCGGCCCCAAGGGTGAGATCGTGCACCCGGCCTCGGTCGTTATGTGGGATGAGCCCGACCCTTATCTGGTGGTCGCCGCCGATAAGGGCACGGCCACGTTCTCGGATATCGCCAATGGCGTCTCGGCCGATTATGGCTTCTGGCTGGGAGACGCCTTTGCCTCTGGCGGCAGTGTGGGCTATGACCACAAGGCGATGGGCATTACCGCGCGCGGAGCGTGGGAGGCGGTTAAGCGCCACTTCCGCGAATTGGGTAAGGATATCCAGTCTGAGCCGTTCACCGTGGTCGGTGTGGGCGACATGTCGGGCGATGTGTTCGGCAATGGCCTGTTGCTGTCGCGCCAGACCAGGCTGGTCGCGGCCTTCGATCACCGCGATATTTTCATAGACCCTAATCCGGATGCAGAGGCGTCGTTTGCCGAGCGGGAACGGCTATTTGCCCTGCCGCGCTCAAGCTGGCAGGACTATGACAAATCCCTGATTTCAGCGGGCGGCGGCGTGTTTTCGCGCGGCCTGAAATCGATCGACCTGACGCCGGAGATTAAGGCTCTGCTGGGGATCGAGGCCGACGCGGTCTCGCCGTTCGACCTGATGCAAGCCATTCTTAAGGCGGAGGCGGAACTGCTTTATTTCGGGGGCATCGGCACCTATGTCAAAGCCCCGGCCCAGAGCCACCTTGAGGTCGGCGATAAGGCCAATGACGCCATTCGCATCGATGCGACCGAAGTGCGTGCCCACGTCATTGGCGAAGGCGCTAACCTTGGCATGACACAGGCCGGACGGATTGCGGCGGCGCAAAACGGGGTACGGCTCAATACCGACGCCATTGATAATTCCGCTGGGGTTGACTGCTCCGACCATGAGGTCAATATCAAGATCTTGCTGGGCTCTCTGGTAACGGGTGGCCGGATGACCATGCCGGAGCGTGATGCGCTGCTGGCCTCAATGACTGATGATGTGGCAAGCCATGTGCTGCAGCATAATTACCGTCAGACGCTTGCCCTGACCTTGCAGGAAGCCAGTGCCTTTGCCGATAATGGTGCGGCCCAGATGTTCATGTCGGGGCTGGAAAAGCGCGGAAAACTGGATCGCAAGGTTGAGGGCCTGCCCTCAAATGCTTTGCTCGAAGCCCGCAAAAGCCAAAATCAGGGACTGTTCCGGCCGGAATTGGCGGTCACCACGGCCTATGCCAAGATCGTGCTGTTTGACGACATTGTGGCCTCATCGGCGCCTGATGATGCGGCCTTTGAGCGGATGCTGATCGAT
Protein-coding regions in this window:
- a CDS encoding NAD-glutamate dehydrogenase; the encoded protein is MDDNALRRPATTGQDEARQDEGRAGPALIAAFAAALGVPPEQLIPAQSAFVHQIIEDYDPEELSDLAPADLARHLAEFWAMGDVREGGNQVLTRLTAAGGYDILSVIQSDAPFIVESLMGELIDQGVSIRSMFHPVVAVDRDVNGRRVEGGPAKESMIMVFVERQPSEVHSRILEGVDKTLNDLRLAVLDFPRMLKLLAHEIEALEGLNAKIDPAILDENLAFLRWVQNNHFVFLGAKGYVYPRDADGGYTQEGPLNLLQEGFGILRDADRPILRRTSEPAVLSAQILNQLENSEPVTVAKANLKSRVHRRVYMDYIGIKRYGEDGKPSGEVRFVGLFTSEAYDRPAFEVPLIRKKADYVLTQSKVIGFNNGGYADKRLKNIIETYPRDELFQMEAADLLRISRGILHLSDRPRVRIFTRPDPFDRFISVLVYIPRELYQVVLHQKIGTRLADAFMGRVSAVYPYVSDSLLSCLHYIIGVTPGDHFDPSVADLETDIENLTRAWPQKVEALVHDGDPQTILGLDAFPGDIRWHAWARALPSGYQERYDPYEAVRDIWYLSRLEASSPLNLRAYQRLEDSETQFAFKLYQRARTAIALSDILPILDNMGLKTLEEDGSEVIVDGPDGKTYFWVHEFIVHSPTKITDFAAFKQHFEQGALALWQGLTENDGFNALLVTGADWRQTALLRALCLYRQQSGLDPSPAVQQQALRENRDVTEALWHYFELKFDPAGGDIAARTTEVEAAKARIDTLLQAVSNFEQDRVLRRLAALIGAMVRTNYYQPAADGQPKTYISFKVKSRDLIDLPDPKPFREIFVWSPDVNGVHLRFGPVARGGLRWSDRKDDFRTEVLGLVKAQQVKNAVIVPVGSKGGFFPKSLPKGGTPDAIRNEAIRAYKTFLSGLLDLTDNIGPKGEIVHPASVVMWDEPDPYLVVAADKGTATFSDIANGVSADYGFWLGDAFASGGSVGYDHKAMGITARGAWEAVKRHFRELGKDIQSEPFTVVGVGDMSGDVFGNGLLLSRQTRLVAAFDHRDIFIDPNPDAEASFAERERLFALPRSSWQDYDKSLISAGGGVFSRGLKSIDLTPEIKALLGIEADAVSPFDLMQAILKAEAELLYFGGIGTYVKAPAQSHLEVGDKANDAIRIDATEVRAHVIGEGANLGMTQAGRIAAAQNGVRLNTDAIDNSAGVDCSDHEVNIKILLGSLVTGGRMTMPERDALLASMTDDVASHVLQHNYRQTLALTLQEASAFADNGAAQMFMSGLEKRGKLDRKVEGLPSNALLEARKSQNQGLFRPELAVTTAYAKIVLFDDIVASSAPDDAAFERMLIDYFPHALHGYVNEINGHRLKREIISTVLANDIVNMTGASFPARLMKSAGVDARVLVLAFETARRLFGLNALWDQVSALDNIIPASAQTALYQEIALFLRRQTYWLARRFGTEGKAVDELVSNYQAGVTELLAHGPDLISLYDSGNVARRLERLKAAGADEALAGRIAYLRSFTSATDIIDLSEKHGFDLKAVARLYYLAGERFGFDRLRAGANELFSADPWDRMALRRLTEDLLAEHKSVVAAILASGSELTDPAAQLADWAEAHKALIDPARQMIEDIEQSTQGAAASWSFAKLTIVNAVLREWINRL